Proteins from a single region of Argopecten irradians isolate NY chromosome 7, Ai_NY, whole genome shotgun sequence:
- the LOC138328506 gene encoding uncharacterized protein — protein sequence MATVQSAALVLLLTLNIVTSDFTPGCSFYSGQCVYKVQLGQQGQCDAVQQASSPASGSSSQLSGGDCTCNDVTLAKNDLSTLQGTVSQLQQAVAQLYKQLNLTKTELAQTTQQVAGETASHADLISTLHQKEVALNQTDHELATVLNTAGAEIKNLREQLQNATRDLNICQGVVNPSGHSAVPALSGEYTTFYCPFQDSHICGFLQESGDDGNWLFNRNSNLHSQTGPQTDHTYGTPSGSFMLMDAKTLGQSSSHYTYIRLASPTLKRSDNYCIKFWYNMYGVDVKALNVYAKIHGGLGNPIFSRTGNLGKEWHLAEIDLNSEYTANDFNIVFEATTSAYHSYSYSGSGSSHYVYHNENGNIAIDDFYAYNTTCNSIPSCPPSSYKRVVGNVTSCVSFHSTPQSWYMANEECKKESAHAHLMTIKDRQTQNYLLQLIQNDIGLTAAGQNGYYISASDEKSEGNYVWTDTGTAYNVNFTRWHPGQPNDVGSNQDCVLMEYPAADFDWGDVDCQTKHPYICQIEF from the exons ATGGCGACTGTACAGAGTGCGGCGTTGGTACTGCTGTTGACGTTAAACATTGTCACATCCGACTTTACCCCGGGATGTAGTTTTTATAGTGGACAGTGTGTTTACAAGGTCCAGCTTGGACAACAGGGACAGTGTGATGCTGTCCAGCAAGCGTCTAGTCCTGCTTCGGGATCAAGTAGTCAGTTAAGCGGAGGCGACTGCACGTGCAACGACGTTACGCTTGCCAAGAACGACCTTTCGACTCTTCAGGGCACAGTGTCACAGCTTCAACAAGCGGTCGCGCAGCTCTATAAGCAACTGAACTTGACGAAAACGGAACTCGCCCAGACTACTCAACAAGTTGCCGGAGAAACCGCGAGCCATGCTGACTTGATATCCACATTGCACCAGAAGGAAGTAGCCCTGAACCAGACGGACCATGAACTAGCCACCGTCCTCAACACCGCAGGCGCAGAAATCAAGAATCTGCGGGAGCAACTCCAGAATGCTACACGGGATCTCAACATCTGTCAAGGAGTCGTCAATCCTAGTGGCCATAGCGCTGTACCAG CGCTAAGCGGCGAGTACACGACGTTCTACTGTCCCTTCCAGGATAGCCACATTTGTGGTTTCCTTCAGGAATCCGGAGACGATGGCAACTGGCTCTTCAACAGAAACTCCAATCTACACTCTCAAACTGGACCGCAAACTGACCATACCTACGGGACACCGTCAG GTTCATTCATGTTGATGGACGCCAAGACTCTCGGTCAATCTTCCAGCCACTATACCTATATCCGCTTGGCCTCGCCAACTCTCAAACGCTCAGACAACTACTGTATCAAGTTTTGGTATAACATGTACGGCGTAGACGTAAAGGCTTTAAACGTGTATGCAAAG ATACATGGTGGATTAGGAAACCCAATTTTCAGTCGAACCGGTAACCTCGGAAAGGAGTGGCATCTAGCGGAAATAGATCTCAACAGCGAGTACACTGCCAATGATTTTAAC ATTGTGTTCGAAGCGACCACGTCTGCATACCACTCGTATTCTTATTCTGGCAGTGGTAGCAGCCATTACGTCTACCATAACGAGAACGGAAACATCGCCATCGACGATTTCTACGCTTACAACACCACGTGTAACA GCATACCGTCATGTCCGCCCTCGTCCTACAAACGGGTGGTCGGcaatgtgacgtcatgtgtgAGCTTCCATTCAACGCCTCAAAGCTGGTACATGGCAAATGAGGAGTGTAAAAAAGAGTCAGCGCATGCGCATTTGATGACTATCAAAGATAGACAAACACAGAACTATCTTCTTCAACTCATCCAAAACGATATCG GTCTAACAGCCGCCGGCCAGAATGGCTACTACATCTCGGCCTCAGACGAGAAGTCAGAGGGGAACTATGTTTGGACCGACACCGGTACTGCCTACAACGTGAACTTCACGCGCTGGCACCCCGGGCAGCCTAACGACGTCGGTAGCAACCAGGACTGCGTCCTCATGGAGTACCCGGCGGCCGACTTCGACTGGGGCGACGTCGACTGCCAAaccaaacatccatacatttGTCAAATCGAGTTTTAA